One window from the genome of Podospora pseudocomata strain CBS 415.72m chromosome 6, whole genome shotgun sequence encodes:
- a CDS encoding hypothetical protein (EggNog:ENOG503NZSY; COG:S) — protein MTLTQQQAIHLVQSIADDHGHLDEKTLATMNAGTRLKVERALLAKDQLIGQSVITLARELYSKDVRFIFELLQNADDNHFNHAKSSGQEPYVAFFIYHDKIVIDCNEDGFTEENLRAICSVGKSSKHGAQGYIGEKGIGFKSVFKVAWKVHVQSGPFSFCFIHRSGDSGMGMISPEWHQSEDSTRPPTGITRMTFTLHNNLDQKLQAAQRQSIVNEFKDLQPAMLLFLKKLRRIEVHLFDVEGTKESHSAMSLSAPVDISNRAVLTTTKTTHSSEPKTFSHHYHVTKLWATGLARNENRKYSPAEESSKAYSRTEVVLAFPLTDQSVPIIEPQDIFAFLPIRKIGFNFLIHTDFVTMANREDIVTSSQRNKDLRRYLAQAFVTAAEQMCEHPQLQFQWMRYLPRLSGNHWDSFWSEFSRILQKEIKKVDVIIPFASMTPRPLTALKQWPSKISWLGHLERPVFEDLPKKKAAYVSLEYQDSDLSILRDYGMKYLSSVDLISRAEADLRSRSSKMKSPQTDAKWHSLAAKLLKRGLRNLEYEGEIKALDLLPLSDGSWTSVTKGGSVYFPTTTEGFSIPAELGLKFIKADAAVQPERNALFKALGVLSASSDHIRSLVIGFQAKHRPSSRETSVDMLRFLYLTHPPDASLGVYDVIWVKSSSYLDLKPTANDVYFEDESDPYGPAALGLKVNFLHPHYLQEPPQTPEDATRAGEDAARGWRNWLEQHIGIRTRLRLATKDVPNGKPALSEEILHVAEHQPTKFIGLLHHLWEYDGEGLASNKTLCRHLGRLEVLCEGGSREPLKNTILPTPKLRKLSQRYLEPSHGSRFLQLEISLANTIGSWNFLAKFNIIMDDDLLFYLIILRSIALKAASLLMKPSRILRLYAAIQAKCLVSNDISEALEHVRRVFADSPLTYIPSTPGEFGTSPQWVVATRSCLLDAPADMRHRLPLDALYSQAFSDDASKSLSTVLTFFRETVKVSSCDHMAFVLELQHLKVNNCMDMPLIRSHYKRLRKCISSKEDDIEEVRKWVADKALVFYQPCNDGEPTWYSPADCVWSTEAGLRGKANLREQYPDLKEFFVDLIGVDLLKINMIYELLLRLDTNSRVDYQEAKTQLLAFSSLLPMAPEELLKTMKPKKLVKQNCLPVTCPDVGEKLVGAATDFMIIDRQGPMAEFRHQVRVLDFDMEEVHDLQAFIEWAGLTGRYLSKMVREVPCLGAGPKVPIGNPLFDIRKKAHEILSPRYQEGNGCKLYAQLRGAQTWETDDISAQLVLEMDGESYVVPLEKSDMYIAEEGEEGETSPPSCLTIYIPHDETDQDVCIQHKLPYKLMEWIMTDPGTGKTKPVDGRAVRVVTAVLNAKFASLPRILEREGVHDVDVPALVEDLDEDEDESVPEAEENVGVLEDDVQESLGDDEEGDVYEGDDVFDGVEGLSNIGPEEAAHVFEGDDVFDDVEYSDHDEIAQDDFAAHENGFVDEDEYADADQILDEVERELDGLSIEPRTPPRSVAVLSSSPSTPAGRGIIYTPLGTEPETPLRVPANPRNARWSPSGDFATPQTGYFQPSPNWRSGPRELNSTPSSSTQQYRELLSHMISAGQQLRFPDFGNLDISPLRGQLPPTKDTANPLWRFLTWQQGAAGELFILELLKTLEPKLPGFCAEVNWTSRLRDRVTVHPTYANLDTWSGFNETSDLEYFDDTGAFTTLLTEKGYLPRSSNTGEQAGNPMQPKKYYIEVKCTSQGCDEPFYMSSGQYNKMQAICEQKGAVYIIFRVFNIYTDRIDVRLFVDPATLERQGLLRFSPERYSVRATP, from the exons ATGACCCtcacccagcagcaagctaTCCATTTGGTTCAGAGCATTGCCGACGACCATGGCCATCTCGATGAGAAAACACTCGCTACAATGAACGCGGGCACCCGCTTGAAGGTTGAGAGAGCTTTGCTGGCAAAAGACCAACTTATTGGTCAGAGTGTTATTAC CCTGGCCAGAGAACTGTACTCCAAGGATGTTCGTTTCATCTTTGAACTGCTTCAGAACGCTGACGACAATCACTTCAACCATGCGAAATCCAGCGGGCAAGAACCGTATGTCGCTTTCTTTATTTATCACGACAAAATCGTCATCGACTGTAACGAAGATGGCTTCACCGAAGAAAACCTACGGGCCATCTGTAGTGTCGGTAAGAGCTCGAAGCATGGCGCTCAAGGATACATTGGTGAGAAGGGAATCGGATTCAAGTCCGTCTTCAAGGTTGCTTGGAAAGTTCATGTTCAGTCGGGacccttttccttttgtttTATCCACAGATCAGGTGACTCCGGTATGGGCATGATTTCACCGGAGTGGCATCAATCCGAGGACTCGACGAGGCCTCCTACCGGCATCACCAGAATGACCTTCACCCTGCACAACAACCTTGATCAGAAGCTACAGGCAGCCCAACGTCAAAGCATCGTGAACGAGTTCAAAGACCTTCAGCCAGCCATGCTGCTGTTCCTAAAGAAGTTGAGACGCATAGAAGTACATCTCTTCGATGTCGAGGGAACCAAGGAGAGTCATTCTGCCATGTCTCTGTCTGCGCCAGTCGATATATCGAATCGAGCCGTCCTCACAACCACAAAGACAACTCACAGTTCTGAGCCCAAGACGTTCAGTCATCACTACCATGTCACAAAGCTGTGGGCAACGGGCCTTGCCAGGAACGAGAACCGCAAATATTCACCAGCAGAGGAGTCCTCGAAAGCTTACTCTCGGACAGAGGTCGTCCTTGCGTTCCCTTTGACTGACCAGTCCGTACCCATCATCGAGCCTCAGGATATTTTTGCTTTTCTACCGATCCGCAAGATTGGGTTCAAT TTTCTGATTCATACTGATTTTGTCACAATGGCAAATCGGGAAGACATTGTCACGAGCTCACAACGTAACAAAGATTTACGTCGGTATCTAGCTCAGGCCTTCGTTACCGCAGCCGAGCAGATGTGCGAGCATCCTCAGCTTCAGTTCCAGTGGATGCGATACCTACCTCGTCTATCGGGTAACCATTGGGATTCATTTTGGTCTGAGTTCTCTAGAATATTGCAGaaagagatcaagaaggtGGATGTGATCATACCTTTTGCGTCGATGACCCCTCGGCCCCTGACTGCTCTTAAACAGTGGCCCTCTAAGATCTCGTGGCTGGGCCACCTTGAACGCCCCGTCTTCGAGGACTTGCCTAAAAAGAAGGCGGCATACGTTTCACTTGAGTATCAGGATTCTGACCTTTCTATTCTCAGGGACTACGGGATGAAATATCTGTCTTCGGTCGACCTCATTTCAAGAGCCGAGGCTGACCTTAGGAGTCGCTCTTCAAAGATGAAGAGCCCTCAGACGGACGCTAAGTGGCATTCGCTGGCTGCCAAACTTCTGAAAAGGGGGCTGAGAAATCTCGAGTACGAGGGGGAAATCAAGGCTCTGGATCTTCTGCCACTCTCTGATGGAAGTTGGACAAGCGTTACCAAAGGAGGAAGTGTTTACTTCCCCACGACAACAGAGGGTTTCTCAATACCGGCGGAGCTGGGTCTCAAGTTCATCAAAGCTGATGCCGCAGTTCAACCTGAAAGGAATGCACTGTTTAAGGCTCTTGGTGTTCTCTCTGCGTCATCTGACCACATTCGATCTTTGGTCATTGGGTTCCAAGCTAAGCACAGGCCCTCCTCTCGTGAGACCTCTGTGGACATGCTCCGGTTTCTATATTTGACACACCCTCCGGATGCATCTTTGGGCGTTTACGATGTGATCTGGGTGAAATCTTCCAGTTACTTGGATCTTAAGCCGACGGCAAACGACGTTTACTTCGAAGACGAGTCAGATCCCTACGGTCCTGCGGCCCTTGGGCTCAAGGTCAACTTTCTTCACCCACATTACCTACAAGAACCCCCGCAAACACCCGAAGACGCCACTCGCGCTGGTGAAGATGCGGCCAGAGGCTGGAGGAATTGGTTGGAACAACACATTGGTATCCGAACACGGCTGAGATTAGCAACAAAAGACGTCCCAAATGGGAAACCAGCCTTGTCAGAGGAGATTTTACATGTTGCAGAGCACCAGCCAACTAAATTCATCGGGTTACTTCACCATCTTTGGGAATACGATGGGGAAGGTCTAGCGTCCAATAAAACCCTTTGTCGACACCTGGGTAGATTGGAGGTTCTCTGTGAAGGGGGTAGTCGAGAGCCTCTCAAAAACACTATTTTGCCCACCCCAAAGTTGAGGAAATTGTCTCAGCGATATTTGGAGCCATCCCATGGCTCCAGATTCTTGCAACTCGAGATTAGCCTGGCCAACACGATAGGCAGCTGGAATTTCTTGGCCAAATTCAATATCATTATGGATGATGATCTGCTTTTCTACTTGATCATACTGAGGAGTATAGCGTTGAAAGCAGCATCTCTATTGATGAAGCCTTCTCGGATCCTGCGGCTATATGCGGCGATTCAAGCCAAGTGTCTGGTCAGCAATGATATTTCCGAGGCCCTTGAACATGTGAG GCGCGTTTTCGCAGATTCTCCTCTCACGTACATTCCTTCTACTCCCGGAGAATTTGGCACCTCTCCGCAATGGGTGGTAGCGACGCGGAGCTGTCTGCTTGATGCGCCAGCCGACATGAGGCATAGGCTACCACTTGACGCATTGTATAGCCAGGCCTTTTCGGATGATGCTAGCAAGTCTTTGTCCACAGTTTTGACATTTTTCCGTGAAACTGTCAAAGTTTCATCCTGCGATCATATGGCTTTTGTCCTTGAGTTGCAACACTTGAAGGTTAACAACTGTATGGATATGCCACTCATTCGAAGCCACTACAAGAGGCTCCGAAAGTGTATTTCATCGAAAGAAGACGATATAGAGGAGGTCAGGAAGTGGGTTGCGGACAAAGCGTTGGTATTCTACCAGCCATGCAATGACGGCGAGCCCACGTGGTACAGCCCAGCTGACTGTGTCTGGTCGACCGAGGCGGGACTCCGCGGTAAGGCCAATCTGCGTGAGCAGTACCCTGACTTGAAAGAGTTCTTCGTGGACCTGATTGGGGTTGACTTGCTCAAAATCAACATGATATACGAGTTGCTCCTGCGACTAGACACCAACAGTCGCGTCGATTATCAAGAAGCAAAGACGCAACTCCTTGCcttcagcagccttctcccGATGGCACCAGAAGAATTGTTGAAGACCATGAAGCCAAAGAAGCTTGTGAAGCAAAACTGCTTGCCAGTTACTTGTCCGGATGTGGGAGAGAAGCTTGTCGGCGCCGCCACCGATTTCATGATTATTGACCGCCAGGGGCCGATGGCAGAATTTCGGCACCAGGTAAGGGTGCTGGACTTTGACATGGAAGAGGTGCATGATTTGCAGGCTTTTATCGAGTGGGCTGGTCTTACGGGGCGGTACCTTTCGAAGATGGTACGGGAGGTGCCTTGTCTTGGGGCTGGGCCAAAGGTTCCCATCGGCAACCCTTTGTTCGATATCAGAAAGAAGGCACATGAGATTTTGAG TCCACGGTATCAAGAGGGCAATGGGTGTAAGCTCTATGCGCAGCTGCGTGGGGCACAGACCTGGGAGACAGACGACATTTCCGCACAGCTTGTCCTGGAAATGGATGGGGAAAGCTATGTTGTGCCGCTGGAAAAGAGCGATATGTACATCgccgaagaaggcgaggaaggggagacctctccaccatcctgcTTGACGATCTATATCCCGCATGACGAGACTGATCAGGATGTTTGCATCCAGCACAAATTGCCTTACAAGTTGATGGAGTGGATTATGACGGATCCCGGGACGGGAAAGACGAAGCCGGTGGATGGGAGAGCGGTCAGGGTGGTTACGGCGGTTTTGAATGCCAAGTTTGCGTCGTTGCCGCGAATTCTGGAGCGTGAAGGAGttcatgatgttgatgttccTGCTTTGGTAGAAGACcttgatgaagacgaggatgagagTGTCCCAGAGGCTGAGGAGAATGTTGGTGTCCTCGAAGACGACGTTCAGGAAAgccttggagatgatgaggaaggcgATGTATACGAGGGAGATGACGTCTTTGATGGCGTCGAGGGGCTGTCTAATATTGGCCCGGAAGAGGCTGCCCACGTGTTTGAGGGAGACGACGtctttgatgatgtcgaATACTCTGATCATGACGAGATTGCTCAGGACGATTTTGCTGCACACGAAAACGGGTTtgtcgatgaggacgagTACGCTGATGCGGATCAGATCTTGGATGAAGTTGAGCGTGAACTTGATGGTTTGAGCATTGAACCACGCACCCCCCCCAGATCGGTCGCGGTAttgtcatcctcaccatcaacacctgcGGGTCGTGGCATAATCTACACACCACTTGGAACGGAACCCGAAACACCTCTCAGAGTCCCTGCCAACCCCCGAAATGCGCGCTGGTCTCCGAGCGGGGATTTTGCGACTCCTCAGACAGGATACTTTCAGCCATCCCCAAACTGGAGGTCAGGACCCCGGGAACTAAACTCTActccaagctcaagcacGCAGCAGTATCGGGAACTCTTGAGCCACATGATATCAGCTGGCCAGCAGTTGCGATTCCCAGACTTCGGCAACCTCGACATATCACCTTTGAGAGGccaactcccccccaccaaagaTACTGCAAACCCGCTCTGGAGGTTCTTGACTTGGCAACAGGGTGCCGCCGGTGAGCTCTTT ATTCTTGAACTTCTCAAGACACTGGAGCCCAAACTGCCAGGTTTCTGCGCAGAGGTCAACTGGACGAGCAGGCTCCGAGACCGTGTCACTGTTCATCCAACCTATGCCAACCTAGACACTTGGTCAGGGTTTAATGAGACATCCGACCTTGAATATTTCGATGACACTGGCGCTTTCACGACGCTCCTGACCGAAAAAGGGTACCTTCCTCGATCGTCCAACACCGGCGAGCAAGCCGGGAACCCGATGCAGCCGAAGAAGTACTACATTGAAGTGAAGTGCACATCTCAGGGCTGTGACGAGCCATTTTACATGAGCTCTGGCCAGTATAACAAG ATGCAGGCAATCTGCGAACAAAAAGGCGCTGTGTACATTATCTTTCGAGTGTTTAACATCTACACTGACAGGATCGATGTCAGGCTGTTTGTGGACCCTGCTACGCTTGAGAGgcaggggttgttgaggttctCGCCGGAGAGGTATAGTGTTAGGGCGACGCCATAG
- a CDS encoding hypothetical protein (COG:I; EggNog:ENOG503P2JM): MPSSSPAINFPPLQTHTYQHPHTHTLIFLHGRGDKVPSFLTALSAWESSTALTLRTAFPTFRLVFPQAPLRPVAAAAAAKGERLEWNQWFDVWNTNDFSDNEELQAEGLRESVSGIRAMIDEEAEMLGGRYDRILVAGISMGGATLIHTLFNLEKPIGAFLGFCCRCPFSGSKKTLEQMRAVLGLPGTPQGNEVLRKTPILLEHCIDDPLVRIESGRNLREVLLNFGAERLEWKEYGTGGHWFKAPDGMDDVISFVQNVLEVVDSGSGKDVDMDI; encoded by the coding sequence ATGCCCTCATCAAGCCCCGCAATCAACTTCCCCCCGCTCCAAACCCACACTTaccaacacccacacacccacaccctGATCTTCCTCCACGGGCGCGGTGACAAAGTCCCTTCCTTTCTCACCGCCCTCTCGGCATGGGagtcctccaccgccctgACGCTCCGAACTGCCTTCCCCACCTTCCGCCTGGTCTTCCCTCAAGCACCCCTCCGCCccgtcgcagcagcagccgccgcaAAGGGCGAAAGACTTGAATGGAACCAGTGGTTTGACGTCTGGAACACCAACGACTTTTCCGACAATGAAGAGCTCCAAGCTGAGGGGCTGAGAGAATCGGTCAGTGGCATCAGGGCAATGATCGACGAAGAAGCCGAGATGCTTGGAGGTCGATACGACAGGATTTTGGTAGCGGGGATCAGTATGGGGGGCGCGACGTTGATTCACACATTGTTCAACCTCGAGAAGCCGATCGGTGCCTTCTTGGGATTTTGCTGCCGATGCCCGTTTTCTGGGTCGAAGAAGACGCTGGAGCAGATGAGAGCTGTGCTGGGACTGCCTGGGACGCCACAGGGGAATGAAgtgttgaggaagacgccGATTTTGTTGGAGCATTGTATCGACGATCCGCTTGTTAGGATTGAGAGTGGGAGGAACTTGAGAGAGGTGCTGCTGAATTTTGGGGCAGAGAGATTGGAGTGGAAAGAGTATGGGACTGGAGGACACTGGTTCAAGGCGccggatgggatggatgatgtTATTTCGTTTGTGCAAAACGTCTTGGAGGTGGTAGACAGCGGAAGCGGCAAAGATGTTGATATGGACATTTAG
- a CDS encoding hypothetical protein (EggNog:ENOG503PBW9; COG:A) yields MAPQNPDQSSQHINTSFVPELCRSECYRAYEETQKYRKTPELCRTDSVFTKDFAACRTCILHQGKEGDDWTNANKFYLQPAFGEYVEYCDSIPIQSAPRTSSTSTRSIITTTTSIESSTTTQITTTVLVTEPPVATSSFTSTSTTEIAVTSNLAVETSTLVIRVSSVVRSPVSSPASAGPTTPPTPTPLPGPPSLSLTTTVTIIVIPIFSAILLVAGLIYLYFHLRKRRKQKKATLSAFKEGDTLSKTSTWEKGEMSARISTLPRQEMEDWRGVKDLGPHELPVGASAQEIMDVKDGDGFDEGSSEEGKTVADSPTLSGSEMVGSETTADSPILESSEVAGTSSSPVSRGSIGSGR; encoded by the exons ATGGCTCCCCAGAACCCGGATCAAAGTTCCCAACATATCAATACCAGTTTTGTCCCTGAGCTTTGTCGATCAGAGTGTT ACAGAGCATACGAAGAGACTCAGAAGTATCGAAAGACGCCTGAACTCTGCAGAACGGACTCTGTATTCACCAAAGACTTTGCTGCTTGCAGGACATGCATTTTGCACCAGGGCAAGGAAGGTGATGACTGGACTAATGCCAACAAGTTTTATCTGCAGCCAGCATTTGGAGAATACGTTGAATACTGCGACAGTATTCCCATTCAGAGTGCGCCAAGGAcgtcctcaacctcgacaagatccatcataacaaccaccacaagcaTTGAAAGCTCGACGACTACccagatcaccaccacagtccTGGTAACAGAACCACCTGTAGCGACGAGTTCATTCACTTCGACATCAACTACGGAGATCGCCGTGACCTCCAATCTTGCAGTAGAAACAAGCACACTTGTTATACGAGTCAGCTCCGTGGTGAGAA GCCCAGTCTCCTCGCCCGCCTCAGCTGGACCGACCACACCCCCCACACCAACTCCACTACCTGGtccaccctctctctctctaacAACAACAGTtaccatcatcgtcatcccaATTTTCTCGGCCATTCTTCTGGTGGCAGGGCTTATATATCTCTATTTCCACTTGCGCAAGCGGCggaagcaaaagaaagcaaCCCTATCCGCCTTCAAAGAGGGAGACACGCTATCCAAGACTTCGACTTgggagaagggagagatGAGTGCCCGGATATCGACGTTACCACGGCAAGAGATGGAAGACTGGAGAGGTGTGAAAGATTTGGGGCCACATGAATTGCCAGTGGGGGCATCTGCACAGGAGATTATGGATGTAAAAGATGGCGATGGGTTTGATGAGGGATCCTCAGAAGAGGGCAAAACGGTGGCTGATTCGCCCACTCTTTCAGGGAGTGAGATGGTGGGCAGTGAGACCACAGCTGATTCTCCTATTCTCGAGTCGAGTGAAGTTGCGGGCACGAGCTCTTCACCGGTGAGTCGTGGAAGTATTGGGTCAGGCAGATGA
- a CDS encoding hypothetical protein (EggNog:ENOG503PEYB), whose protein sequence is MVDTMASSSPLTMESIKSSLSEQDLSKAQEVVTLLLDIYKTLVHMQYILASDLRPGPHDLTAMLPLYQDLQLDPRIIYLYTLLPYIDNHDRAAFYKGGILIDYRNKHHVEEARDPFFHTDDRRAMMRPWMTPLSLCCGLQVVLIYDAKRHVVGVFEQCFLESRDPAMVDKAANSLPWAEDLRRACEEDSHPRLGCGEKGGNVYDNMPARDAADVLRDIKKQYELLEDAPWRHECGEGGGPWPEGVEALFHKHGWPGSDFDVEGFHVDRIRMNAVEGTKRYASEALKKMEREKNGLQRLNQEMLECEQTLALADTLDKEWMTRFEVWKLESTIELKKKLLEGAEKLVARLYPQGSNPGDMPEDVILWELRHLMNAFRQAGGSLETIQTERIIKDNERHLERLWQAVQACLRDADRLCPEREELPRDDNDIKVVAYAFNREWQVGNLTARKVKLQGFLATIPSTCKEGREVVQKEIDNCQRDIDNRNKFWDEADARQAEARKRNEATAAAV, encoded by the coding sequence aTGGTCGACACCATGGCCTCATCTTCTCCGTTGACAATGGAGTCCATCAAATCCTCGCTCAGCGAGCAAGACCTCTCCAAGGCCCAAGAAGTCGTCACCCTTTTACTCGACATTTACAAAACCCTTGTCCACATGCAATATATTCTCGCCTCTGATCTCCGCCCCGGTCCCCACGACCTGACGGCCATGCTCCCGCTATACCAGGACCTCCAGCTGGACCCTCGCATCATTTACCTCtataccctcctcccctaTATCGACAACCACGACCGAGCCGCCTTCTACAAGGGAGGCATACTGATTGACTACCGCAACAAGCATCACGTCGAGGAGGCACGTgaccccttcttccacaCGGATGATAGGCGTGCGATGATGCGCCCATGGATGACCCCCCTGTCCTTGTGTTGCGGCCTCCAGGTCGTGCTCATATACGACGCAAAGCGGCACGTTGTTGGGGTCTTTGAACAATGTTTCCTGGAAAGCCGGGATCCCGCTATGGTTGATAAAGCAGCGAACAGCTTGCCATGGGCGGAGGATTTACGCCGGGCTTGCGAGGAAGACAGTCATCCCAGGTTGGGGTgtggagaaaaaggagggaaTGTCTATGACAACATGCCCGCACGCGACGCGGCAGACGTTTTGCGGGACATCAAGAAACAATATGAATTGCTGGAAGACGCTCCGTGGCGGCATGAGtgcggtgagggtgggggtcCATGGccggagggggttgaggcgCTGTTTCACAAGCATGGCTGGCCGGGGTCCGACTTTGACGTGGAAGGCTTTCACGTTGATCGTATCCGAATGAACGCAGTGGAAGGTACGAAGCGTTATGCGTCAGAGGccttgaagaagatggaaCGGGAGAAGAACGGGTTGCAGCGTTTGAACCAAGAGATGCTGGAGTGTGAGCAGACCCTTGCTTTAGCGGACACGCTTGACAAGGAATGGATGACGAGGTTTGAGGTCTGGAAGTTGGAGAGCACGATTGAGCTTAAGAAGAAGCTCTTGGAAGGGGCTGAGAAACTGGTAGCTAGGTTATATCCTCAAGGGAGCAACCCTGGTGATATGCCAGAAGATGTGATTTTGTGGGAGCTAAGGCATCTAATGAATGCATTTAGACAGGCTGGAGGATCATTGGAGACAATACAGACGGAGAGAATTATTAAAGACAACGAACGGCATCTGGAGCGATTATGGCAAGCGGTGCAGGCCTGTCTAAGGGATGCGGACAGACTGTGTCCCGAGAGAGAGGAGCTGCCCAGGGATGACAATGACATCAAAGTCGTTGCTTACGCATTCAACCGAGAGTGGCAGGTTGGGAATCTTACAGCGAGGAAGGTCAAGCTCCAGGGCTTCCTCGCAACCATCCCTTCAACTTGTAAGGAAGGGCGGGAGGTGGTTCAAAAAGAAATTGATAATTGTCAACGAGACATCGACAACCGCAACAAGTTCTGGGATGAAGCTGATGCTAGACAggcggaggcgaggaagagaaatGAAGCGACAGCGGCGGCTGTTTGA
- a CDS encoding hypothetical protein (COG:K; EggNog:ENOG503P2PM), producing the protein MSDSSSTFHHHQASWLPSFSELTESIAHSAGDGAPPTRHTTLPLLGGRIPFRSPHSPEAHESPRYASPYYSSIFTAGPWSPLRLDPLSANRDPFQHADLPRKPSSASRAPTADYSTIHVNTGSDQESTEGMVEIPAKLNYTEALEAIANSAFALYDFARRCTADCRPGDDDSTLLVKLPSKRVVNIMVNNSDVIKKRMDDIKLARKWVEESTSGSHSKSLLSHHNSEETVQKPGRGRRRIREIGIDAHGKKTIPARNAAGKCYNCDCIESTEWRKGQEGARTLCNRCGLQYSKRNMPIKQRS; encoded by the exons ATGTcagactcctcctccacttttcaccaccaccaggcatCATGgcttccctccttctctgAGCTCACTGAGAGCATAGCGCACTCCGCTGGCGACGGGGCCCCTCCCACACGCCACACCACCCTTCCACTCCTCGGCGGCCGGATCCCGTTCCGGTCACCACACTCCCCCGAAGCTCATGAATCTCCTCGTTACGCGAGTCCATATTACTCTTCTATTTTCACCGCCGGGCCCTGGTCACCCTTGAGATTGGACCCACTCAGCGCCAACCGCGACCCATTCCAGCATGCCGACTTACCGCGGAAACCATCGTCTGCCTCCAGAGCACCCACTGCCGATTACAGCACCATCCATGTCAACACCGGCAGTGACCAAGAGAGCACCGAGGGAATGGTGGAGATTCCTGCCAAGCTGAACTACACCGAAGCACTTGAAGCA ATCGCCAACTCAGCTTTTGCCCTCTACGACTTTGCAAGACGCTGTACAGCCGACTGCCGccctggtgatgatgactcAACTCTGCTCGTCAAGCTCCCATCTAAGAGAGTGGTCAACATCATGGTAAACAACAGCGACGTGAtcaagaagaggatggaCGACATCAAGTTAGCGAGAaagtgggtggaggagagcacATCTGGCTCACACTCCAAGAGCCTTTTGTCCCATCACAACTCAGAGGAGACAGTACAGAAacctgggagggggaggcggaggataAGAGAAATTGGGATTGATGCTCATGGGAAG AAAACAATACCAGCACGAAATGCGGCGGGTAAATGCTATAATTGTGACTGTATTGAGAGTACTGAGTGGAGGAAGGGACAAGAAGGGGCGAGGACGTTGTGTAATAGGTGTGGATTGCAGTACTCCAAGAGGAATATGCCGATCAAGCAGCGGTCATGA
- a CDS encoding hypothetical protein (EggNog:ENOG503P7XS): MCDFIQRGHFCGNFHFIASKWCRDYTATHIR; this comes from the coding sequence ATGTGTGACTTTATTCAGCGAGGGCACTTTTGTGGCAACTTCCACTTTATCGCTTCGAAATGGTGCCGCGATTACACAGCCACCCACATCCGATGA